In one window of Acaryochloris thomasi RCC1774 DNA:
- the recO gene encoding DNA repair protein RecO gives MSRVYKATGINLKSMALGEADRLLTILTRERGLVRAVAGGARKPKSKLGGRSSLFVVNNLVMSEGRSLDRLSQAETLVSYPGLSRDLAKLTVAQYWAELVLHQALSGQPQPELFDFLCDRLAELEQTDPDQIPVSLIEGIYQLLDWAGIAPQVNACCITQEPLIPNLSDPDWRVGFSPSSGGAVALSAWNQEQWQSKPVSKFVASDRRGPIRKARNREQTKLNAIELRLLQLLSQSIEQGGEAAAPSEAPLSPLSRQESIAVWMSLERALRHYVQYYFEQPIRSASLLETCFAPTVPRSVKS, from the coding sequence ATGAGCCGAGTTTATAAAGCGACAGGAATCAACCTCAAAAGCATGGCGCTGGGCGAAGCCGACCGGCTGCTCACGATTTTGACACGGGAACGAGGCTTAGTCCGCGCTGTTGCCGGGGGAGCCCGCAAACCCAAATCAAAACTAGGGGGCCGCAGTTCCTTATTCGTCGTCAATAACTTAGTGATGTCTGAGGGGCGCTCCCTGGATCGCCTTTCGCAGGCAGAAACATTGGTTTCTTACCCCGGTCTCAGCCGCGACCTCGCCAAGTTAACGGTGGCTCAGTACTGGGCAGAACTTGTTCTTCATCAAGCCCTGAGCGGACAGCCCCAGCCCGAGCTTTTCGACTTTCTCTGTGACCGGCTCGCTGAACTCGAACAAACAGACCCAGACCAGATTCCTGTCTCCTTGATTGAAGGCATCTATCAGCTCTTGGACTGGGCTGGGATTGCCCCTCAAGTCAACGCATGCTGCATCACCCAGGAGCCTCTGATCCCCAACCTGTCTGACCCAGACTGGCGCGTAGGCTTTAGCCCTAGCTCAGGCGGGGCCGTGGCTCTGTCTGCCTGGAATCAAGAGCAGTGGCAAAGCAAGCCGGTCTCAAAATTTGTCGCGAGCGACCGCCGAGGGCCGATCCGAAAGGCCCGAAACCGAGAGCAGACAAAGCTCAACGCCATAGAGCTAAGGCTCCTGCAACTGCTATCGCAATCGATTGAGCAAGGGGGAGAAGCAGCAGCCCCCTCTGAAGCACCGCTCTCGCCCCTCAGTCGCCAGGAATCAATCGCAGTGTGGATGTCCCTAGAGCGGGCACTGCGCCACTATGTTCAGTATTACTTTGAGCAGCCCATCCGTTCTGCCAGCCTGCTTGAAACCTGTTTTGCTCCCACTGTGCCCCGTTCTGTAAAGTCATGA
- a CDS encoding SIMPL domain-containing protein yields the protein MSYFSNWLQPYRAHSLSLSAAIVLSLVTALPVRAQEPLLRTLTVTGQGIENIQTTLATVRLGVEVQGPSAEAVQAEVARRSSAVVKLLESRKVDKLQTTGISLNADYKYNEGRKRQLVGYQGRNIVSFQTEIENAGPLMDASVKAGASRIDGVSFMATEDAIATAQKAALQDATQEAQAQAKAVLESLGFAPKEIVGIQVNGASSPLPPRPVNRALAAEASSQPIIGGEQAVRSSVTLQISY from the coding sequence ATGTCTTATTTTTCTAACTGGCTGCAGCCCTATCGTGCTCACTCGCTTTCATTGTCTGCGGCAATCGTTTTAAGTCTGGTCACAGCCCTACCGGTCAGAGCACAGGAGCCGTTACTTCGAACCCTCACCGTCACGGGACAGGGCATCGAGAACATTCAAACTACATTGGCAACGGTCCGGCTTGGGGTTGAGGTGCAGGGCCCATCGGCGGAGGCGGTGCAGGCAGAGGTGGCGCGGCGCTCCAGTGCGGTGGTCAAGCTACTGGAGTCACGGAAGGTGGATAAGCTGCAAACGACGGGCATCAGCTTAAATGCAGACTATAAATACAACGAAGGCAGAAAACGCCAGCTTGTGGGGTACCAAGGCCGCAATATCGTCAGTTTTCAAACCGAGATCGAGAATGCCGGTCCCCTGATGGATGCATCGGTGAAGGCGGGAGCCAGCCGCATCGATGGCGTGTCGTTTATGGCGACGGAAGATGCGATCGCAACCGCTCAAAAAGCCGCGCTCCAGGACGCCACCCAAGAAGCTCAAGCACAGGCCAAGGCAGTCTTAGAGTCCCTGGGCTTCGCCCCTAAAGAGATTGTGGGTATCCAGGTCAACGGTGCTTCATCTCCGCTCCCCCCTCGCCCCGTCAACCGAGCGTTAGCGGCAGAAGCCTCGTCCCAACCTATCATCGGTGGCGAGCAGGCCGTTCGCTCATCTGTGACCCTGCAAATTAGCTACTAA
- a CDS encoding CoA-binding protein, translating into MPPLKPEDDTLRYLLTYAKVIAVVGHSEKSHRDSYQVAHFLREAGYQVYPINPRVTEIDGHLSYASLRDVPAPIDIVNVFRRAEFLPEIVADTIATQAATLWTQLGISDLGAAEQATQAGLNVIMDACIKTEHQRLQIHNLALD; encoded by the coding sequence ATGCCACCCCTAAAGCCCGAGGATGACACGCTCCGTTATTTGCTGACCTATGCCAAGGTGATCGCGGTGGTGGGCCATTCTGAAAAGTCCCATCGAGATAGCTATCAGGTAGCCCATTTTTTACGCGAGGCGGGCTATCAGGTGTACCCCATCAATCCGCGCGTCACTGAAATTGACGGACATCTCAGCTATGCTTCTTTGCGAGATGTACCGGCCCCTATTGATATTGTGAATGTCTTTCGTCGGGCTGAGTTTTTGCCCGAGATTGTGGCAGATACGATCGCAACGCAAGCGGCAACCCTCTGGACCCAACTCGGCATTTCAGACCTGGGTGCAGCAGAACAGGCCACCCAAGCAGGGCTTAACGTAATCATGGATGCCTGTATCAAAACCGAGCATCAGCGACTGCAGATTCATAACCTGGCGCTAGATTAG
- a CDS encoding glycosyltransferase family 4 protein, whose product MHIAWIGKKSPPCGNVTYGREITNRLLDRGYLVSFLHFSQDEEEAANCAVPELLSECKEVSLPFLYKSQVYTIPTLRSSKVLAQSLAALKPDVVHASLTLSPLDFMLPEICQELGVPLVATFHPPFSHKHLSLSAGTQHFMYQLYAPSLANYNAVIVFSKAQRDLLMRLGVPPEILVVIPNGVDTAKYSPGPSSAKAEFDAEHLYVYQGRIAIEKNVESLLKAWRQSDMPSQAKLLLMGDGPLRNGLMPTYSSEHNIIWLGTVTDEHRRIEILRGADVFILPSFVEGLSLSLLEGMACGVACLATDAGADGEVLEKGAGIVLNPQRAKGELQTLLPMLIDHPEIVKILGQKARERVLERYDLTQNLDQLERFYSQMFQKPEVALR is encoded by the coding sequence ATGCACATTGCCTGGATTGGGAAAAAATCGCCGCCTTGCGGCAATGTCACCTATGGTCGAGAGATCACCAATAGGCTCCTAGATCGAGGTTATCTGGTGAGCTTTCTGCATTTTTCTCAAGATGAAGAAGAGGCGGCCAACTGCGCTGTTCCAGAGCTACTCTCAGAGTGCAAGGAAGTTTCACTCCCGTTTTTATACAAATCCCAGGTCTACACCATCCCAACGCTGCGTTCGAGCAAGGTGCTGGCCCAATCGTTAGCGGCGCTGAAGCCAGACGTCGTTCACGCGTCTTTGACGCTATCGCCCCTTGATTTCATGCTGCCGGAAATCTGCCAGGAGTTAGGGGTGCCCTTAGTGGCAACATTCCACCCGCCCTTTAGCCATAAGCATCTGAGTCTATCGGCAGGGACGCAGCACTTTATGTATCAGCTTTACGCGCCTTCGCTGGCAAACTACAACGCGGTGATTGTGTTCTCGAAGGCACAGCGAGATTTGTTAATGCGCCTTGGGGTCCCACCCGAAATCTTGGTGGTGATTCCCAATGGGGTGGATACGGCGAAATACAGCCCAGGGCCGTCCAGCGCTAAGGCCGAATTTGATGCCGAGCACTTATATGTTTACCAGGGCCGGATTGCCATTGAAAAAAATGTAGAATCGCTGCTGAAAGCATGGCGGCAATCTGATATGCCCAGTCAAGCCAAGCTGCTGCTGATGGGCGACGGGCCTCTACGGAACGGTTTGATGCCCACCTATAGCTCGGAACACAATATTATTTGGCTGGGAACGGTGACCGATGAACACCGCCGCATTGAAATTCTCCGAGGGGCAGACGTGTTTATTTTGCCCTCCTTTGTTGAGGGGCTTTCGCTCTCTTTATTAGAAGGCATGGCCTGTGGTGTTGCTTGTCTAGCAACTGATGCGGGGGCTGACGGCGAAGTTTTAGAAAAGGGAGCCGGCATTGTCCTTAATCCTCAGCGGGCCAAGGGAGAGCTACAGACCCTGCTACCGATGCTGATCGATCATCCCGAAATTGTCAAAATTCTAGGGCAGAAGGCGCGAGAGCGGGTGCTTGAACGCTACGATCTAACACAGAATCTTGATCAGCTTGAGCGATTCTATAGTCAGATGTTTCAAAAACCTGAGGTTGCTCTCCGTTGA
- a CDS encoding MFS transporter has product MTSIRDPKSDPKSPKTYPSGRRPTSPPRSKPASANAEKKPVSELSNPHSVEVEETEAQGFGPVLQNRNFLMLWAGQVFSQVADKFYLVLMIALISSRFQEADQTISGWVSSIMIAFTIPAVLFGSIAGVYVDRWPKRPTLVLTNIVRGVLVLLLFPTLAALQPGLEWMGVPFGFWLLLLVTFLVSALTQFFAPAEQAAIPLVVPREHLLSANALYTFTMMLAVIAGFAAGEPLLALASTFTDTWAGTRDLGAMVVVGGSYGVAGLLLCLLVTGESANDSDAEDAHVWADIKDGLRYLGQQRQVRGALIQLVILFSVFAALAVLVVRLAEILPALEASQFGFLLAAGGVGMALSVALLGQLGHRVKPHRLSFYGSMGMAVMLAGLAFTTQSLWGVLGCLFGLGAFAALVGVPMQTTIQSRTPEEMRGKVFGLQNNAVNIALSLPLALAGLAETAWGLGPVFLGLASLVVTGGLLSWYIADTGSLYSEQSSVES; this is encoded by the coding sequence ATGACCTCTATCCGTGACCCAAAATCTGATCCGAAGTCTCCTAAGACTTACCCAAGCGGTCGGCGACCGACCTCGCCGCCTCGATCGAAGCCTGCATCCGCAAACGCCGAGAAAAAACCCGTTAGCGAGCTGTCTAATCCGCACTCCGTAGAGGTCGAAGAGACTGAAGCACAAGGCTTCGGACCTGTCTTGCAGAACCGCAACTTTTTGATGCTGTGGGCGGGGCAGGTCTTCTCTCAGGTGGCCGATAAGTTTTACCTGGTGCTGATGATTGCTCTGATCAGCAGTCGATTTCAAGAAGCCGATCAGACCATCAGCGGCTGGGTTTCGTCGATCATGATTGCCTTTACAATCCCAGCCGTTTTGTTTGGCTCTATTGCTGGAGTCTACGTTGATCGATGGCCGAAACGCCCCACCCTAGTGCTCACGAATATCGTTCGAGGAGTGCTAGTTCTCTTGCTGTTCCCGACCTTGGCGGCTCTCCAACCAGGTCTGGAGTGGATGGGGGTTCCTTTCGGATTTTGGCTGCTGCTGTTGGTCACCTTTTTAGTCTCGGCTCTGACCCAGTTCTTTGCCCCTGCAGAGCAGGCTGCGATCCCGCTGGTGGTGCCACGAGAGCACCTGCTGAGTGCCAATGCCCTTTATACCTTCACGATGATGCTAGCCGTCATTGCGGGCTTCGCAGCGGGTGAACCTCTTCTAGCCTTAGCCAGCACCTTCACCGACACCTGGGCTGGGACTCGCGATTTGGGGGCTATGGTGGTGGTGGGTGGAAGCTACGGAGTCGCTGGACTGCTCTTGTGCCTACTGGTCACCGGCGAATCAGCGAACGATTCTGATGCTGAAGACGCTCACGTTTGGGCTGACATCAAGGATGGGCTGCGCTACCTCGGTCAGCAAAGGCAGGTGCGGGGTGCCTTAATTCAGCTCGTGATTTTATTTTCTGTCTTTGCGGCTCTAGCCGTATTAGTCGTTCGTCTAGCTGAGATTTTGCCCGCTCTAGAAGCCTCTCAATTTGGTTTTCTCTTGGCGGCTGGCGGGGTTGGCATGGCGCTCAGCGTCGCCCTTCTGGGCCAACTGGGCCATCGAGTTAAACCCCATCGGCTCAGCTTCTATGGCTCGATGGGCATGGCGGTGATGCTTGCTGGTCTGGCATTTACCACCCAGTCTCTCTGGGGCGTCTTAGGCTGTCTCTTTGGTCTCGGAGCCTTTGCCGCCCTCGTTGGGGTGCCGATGCAGACCACGATTCAATCCCGTACGCCGGAGGAAATGCGGGGCAAAGTCTTCGGCCTTCAGAATAATGCGGTGAACATTGCGCTCAGCCTGCCCCTAGCCCTGGCTGGACTGGCAGAAACAGCTTGGGGATTAGGCCCTGTCTTTCTAGGTTTAGCGAGCCTTGTGGTTACAGGGGGACTCCTATCCTGGTATATTGCCGATACTGGGTCTTTGTACTCAGAACAATCCTCCGTGGAGTCTTGA
- a CDS encoding TetR/AcrR family transcriptional regulator: MQRSRPLQQAEPDLNSRILTAAQHLFARQGFEKTTTRQLAEKAGVAEGTLFRHFDNKKSILAAVVTQGWSEMLTDLLTELSEVASYKAVSKVMQKRMLHLHEHGDMMRVCFMEAQYHPELRERIETDVIGKMQSVTEAFIQTGIDRGVYRSLNPELVARIFLGMFMIAGFSQDTLTEARSPKEQKDMAELLADVFLHGILAPAC; the protein is encoded by the coding sequence ATGCAACGTTCTCGTCCTCTGCAACAGGCAGAGCCAGATCTCAATAGCCGCATACTGACGGCCGCACAGCATTTATTCGCACGCCAAGGTTTTGAAAAGACCACCACTCGACAATTAGCAGAAAAAGCAGGCGTCGCTGAAGGCACCCTCTTCCGGCATTTTGACAATAAGAAGTCGATTCTAGCGGCGGTCGTCACCCAGGGCTGGAGCGAGATGCTCACGGACCTGTTAACCGAGCTGAGTGAAGTCGCGAGCTACAAAGCGGTTTCTAAGGTGATGCAAAAACGGATGCTGCACCTCCATGAACACGGTGACATGATGCGAGTCTGCTTCATGGAAGCCCAGTACCATCCAGAACTGCGAGAGCGCATCGAAACCGACGTGATTGGCAAAATGCAAAGCGTCACCGAAGCCTTTATCCAAACCGGCATTGATCGAGGGGTCTATCGGTCGCTCAACCCAGAGCTGGTGGCCCGCATCTTTTTAGGCATGTTTATGATTGCCGGATTTAGTCAGGACACACTAACAGAGGCTCGTTCCCCTAAAGAGCAGAAAGATATGGCTGAACTGCTAGCCGACGTCTTTTTACACGGAATCTTGGCTCCAGCCTGCTGA